One genomic window of Peptococcaceae bacterium 1198_IL3148 includes the following:
- a CDS encoding cold-shock protein, which translates to MQGTVKWFNASKGFGFIESENGEDIFVHFSAINGDGFKTLNEGERVNFDVVEGARGQQASNVSRM; encoded by the coding sequence ATGCAAGGTACAGTAAAATGGTTTAACGCAAGTAAAGGATTTGGATTCATTGAGAGTGAGAATGGTGAAGATATATTTGTACATTTCTCCGCCATTAATGGGGATGGATTTAAAACCTTAAACGAAGGTGAAAGGGTAAATTTTGACGTAGTGGAAGGCGCCCGTGGCCAACAGGCCTCAAATGTCAGCAGAATGTAA